A genomic region of Papaver somniferum cultivar HN1 unplaced genomic scaffold, ASM357369v1 unplaced-scaffold_30, whole genome shotgun sequence contains the following coding sequences:
- the LOC113341669 gene encoding zeatin O-glucosyltransferase-like: MDQEHQVVVVVVPLPAQGHLNQLLHFSHLVSDRQIPVHYVGAATHNRQVKNRVHGWDPSATSNIHFHDFPIPSFPTPPPDTNASNKWPSHLLPMFEATAHLRQPLAELLCSLSLTCRRVVVVHDNVMSFAAKEATLIPNGEAYSFNSCSAFGVMFYKWEALGRPSFPGIESLNQDLIQLSFEDCMTSDFMDFLIKHMEFSELHVGEIYNTCYPIEGKFIDLVSQEPFLKAGNKQWAFGPLNPLSVNSKSVHRCLEWLDKQSPDSVLYVSFGTMTSISDAEITAIAIGLEKSEQKFIWVLRQADLSDVYANQEQGIQIKLPEGYEERVKGVGMIVRDWAPQLEILAHSSTGGFLTHCGWNSCMESLSMGVPMAAWPMHSDQPRNTMLITEILKVGVVAREWGNRKEVASPTEIEDAVRKLMASDDGKDMRKRAEGLGVAIRESASKEGKSTAEFNSFVSHISRV, encoded by the coding sequence ATGGATCAAGAACATCAAGTTGTGGTGGTTGTAGTTCCATTACCAGCACAAGGCCACCTTAACCAGTTACTCCATTTTTCCCACCTTGTATCGGACCGTCAAATTCCTGTTCATTACGTTGGTGCAGCGACCCACAATCGCCAAGTAAAGAACCGAGTTCACGGTTGGGATCCATCAGCTACCTCCAACATTCATTTCCATGATTTTCCGATTCCATCGTTCCCAACACCTCCACCGGATACAAATGCGTCAAATAAATGGCCTAGTCATCTCCTACCGATGTTTGAAGCGACAGCTCATCTCCGACAGCCGCTTGCTGAACTGCTGTGTTCGCTCTCACTGACCTGTCGACGCGTTGTTGTTGTTCATGATAATGTCATGAGCTTTGCTGCAAAAGAAGCTACATTAATTCCAAATGGTGAAGCTTATTCTTTCAATAGTTGTTCAGCTTTTGGCGTTATGTTTTACAAATGGGAAGCTCTTGGTAGACCTTCATTTCCTGGTATTGAAAGTTTAAACCAAGATTTGATTCAGTTGTCATTCGAAGATTGTATGACTTCCGACTTCATGGATTTCCTCATTAAGCATATGGAATTTTCAGAGCTTCATGTAGGTGAGATCTATAACACATGCTATCCTATAGAAGGTAAGTTCATTGATTTAGTTTCTCAAGAACCATTTCTTAAGGCAGGCAACAAGCAATGGGCATTTGGACCACTGAACCCATTATCAGTGAATTCAAAGAGTGTCCATAGATGCTTGGAATGGTTGGATAAACAATCTCCAGATTCAGTCTTATATGTTTCATTTGGGACCATGACATCAATATCAGATGCAGAAATTACAGCGATAGCAATTGGACTTGAAAAGAGTGAGCAGAAGTTTATTTGGGTCTTGAGACAAGCAGATCTAAGTGATGTTTATGCTAATCAAGAACAAGGGATTCAAATCAAATTACCTGAAGGTTACGAAGAGCGGGTGAAAGGAGTTGGGATGATAGTAAGGGATTGGGCGCCACAACTTGAAATTTTGGCACACTCATCAACGGGAGGATTCTTGACCCACTGTGGTTGGAACTCTTGTATGGAAAGTTTGAGCATGGGTGTTCCAATGGCAGCTTGGCCTATGCATTCGGACCAACCTAGAAACACAATGTTGATTACGGAGATTCTGAAGGTCGGAGTTGTTGCTAGAGAATGGGGAAACAGGAAGGAAGTAGCTTCACCAACCGAGATTGAAGATGCCGTGAGGAAGTTGATGGCTTCGGATGACGGGAAGGATATGAGGAAGCGCGCAGAGGGATTAGGAGTTGCCATTCGCGAATCTGCATCAAAAGAGGGAAAATCTACTGCAGAATTCAATTCTTTTGTCTCACACATCTCTAGAGTTTAG